In the Salarias fasciatus chromosome 13, fSalaFa1.1, whole genome shotgun sequence genome, one interval contains:
- the npy4r gene encoding neuropeptide Y receptor type 4 yields the protein MSLSDNTSQPSLPSSPLHFNGSASLHYLLREKDRAGHDSFQEGPGNNTQLLSDYSVLSHDEQCHMSSVLTACLVLWYSVTMVLGLVGNIGLISIITRRREKVNVTSIFICNLSFSDILVCVFCLPFTVIYTLMDHWVFGSLLCRLVPFIQCVSVTVSVLSLVFIALERHQLIINPSGWKPSIPQAYMAVVLIWILAFFTSSPFLAFQLLTSEPYTNVILSQPPHHQQVFPQAYLNASQPQPVPYTHKNSSSLPNSFRSVFSYTPTATHMEACVEHWPSHQHRVAYTTWLLLFQYCGPLLLVLLCYVRVFVRLRHRKDMLDRARTPESQRMTHSRRINIMLIALITAFALCWLPLTIFNVVSDWHQEALPICHHNLLFSLCHLLAMSSTCINPIIYGFLNSNFRQEVREILLHCRCFAEEEECEHFPMSTMHMEMSRTSVPLPCRSNSV from the coding sequence ATGTCCTTGAGTGACAACACGAGCCAGCCCTCTCTGCCATCCTCACCTCTGCACTTCAACGGCTCCGCCTCTCTGCATTACCTGCTGCGGGAGAAAGACAGAGCCGGCCACGACTCTTTTCAGGAGGGGCCGGGGAACAATACGCAGCTCCTCTCAGACTACTCCGTGCTCAGCCATGACGAGCAGTGTCACATGTCTTCTGTACTTACGGCGTGCCTGGTCCTGTGGTACAGCGTTACGATGGTACTGGGGCTGGTGGGGAATATTGGACTCATTAGTATCATCACCCGTCGCAGGGAAAAAGTCAATGTGACAAGTATTTTCATCTGCAACCTGTCTTTCTCTGACatcctggtgtgtgttttttgcctCCCTTTCACGGTCATATACACACTAATGGACCATTGGGTGTTTGGGTCATTATTGTGCCGACTGGTGCCGTTCATCCAGTGTGTGTCCGTGACTGTATCCGTGCTATCTCTTGTGTTCATTGCTCTAGAAAGACATCAGCTCATCATTAATCCCTCTGGATGGAAACCAAGCATCCCTCAGGCCTACATGGCAGTCGTTCTAATATGGATTCTAGCATTCTTCACCTCCTCACCTTTCTTGGCCTTTCAGCTGCTCACAAGTGAGCCCTATACCAACGTAATCCTGTCCCAGCCTCCCCATCATCAGCAAGTGTTTCCTCAGGCTTATCTCAATGCATCACAGCCCCAACCGGTCCCCTATACACACAAAAATTCATCTTCGCTTCCAAATTCATTCCGCTCTGTCTTTTCTTACACCCCAACTGCCACGCATATGGAGGCTTGTGTGGAGCACTGGCCGTCCCATCAACACAGAGTGGCTTACACCACATGGTTGCTCCTGTTCCAGTATTGTGGtccgctgctgctggtgctgctttgTTATGTTCGGGTTTTTGTGCGCCTACGACACCGTAAAGACATGCTGGATCGTGCCAGGACCCCCGAGAGCCAGCGCATGACTCACAGCCGCCGAATCAATATCATGCTGATTGCTCTCATAACAGCCTTCGCGCTGTGCTGGCTTCCACTCACCATCTTCAACGTGGTGTCTGACTGGCACCAGGAGGCTCTGCCTATCTGCCACCACAACCTGCTGTTCTCCCTCTGTCACCTGCTGGCTATGTCCTCAACCTGCATCAACCCCATTATCTATGGATTCCTTAACTCCAACTTTCGGCAAGAAGTGAGAGAAATACTCCTGCACTGTCGATGTTTCGCAGAAGAAGAGGAGTGCGAGCATTTCCCCATGTCTACCATGCACATGGAAATGTCCCGCACCTCTGTGCCTCTTCCCTGCAGGAGCAACTCTGTCTGA